The DNA window ATTTCTATTTTTTTGCTAAAAAGAAAAGAGTGTTGCAAATTAATGACTAAAAATCATTAATTTGCAACAGCCCCTTTTTCTGCTTAATATTGAAGAATTAGTATTTATACATATTTCCAATAATACCAACAGCTTCTTTAGCTTTCATAACTTTCTCTTGAGCTATTGCTCTAGCTTTTTTTCCACCTTCAAAAAGTACGTCATGGATATAGTCCATATCTTGCATCAATTTCTCTCTTTTTTCTCTAGCTTCTCCAAAATATTCTAAAACAGCATTTAAAACCTCTGTTTTAGCATGTCCATATCCATAGTTTCCAGCTAAGAATTTTTCTTTCATCTCATTTTGTTTTTCAATAGTAGCAAAAAGAGAGTAGATTTTAGCTATATTATTATCTGGATTTTTAGGCTCTTCCAATGGAGTAGAGTCAGTAACAATACTCATAATCTGTTTTTTTAGATCTTTTTTACTAGCAAACATATTAATAGTATTTCCATAAGATTTACTCATTTTTTGTCCATCTACTCCTGGTACAACAGCAGATTCATCTAGAGTAAGAGGTTCAGGAAGTTTAAATAGATCAACTCCATACTGTTGGTTAAATTTCATAGCTATATCTCTAGTCATTTCAAGATGTTGTTTTTGATCCTTTCCAACAGGAACTACATCAGCATCATACATCAATATATCAGCTGCCATAAGGACAGGATAAGTAAGAAGTCCTGTGTTAGGAGTGATTCCTTTAGCTACTTTATCTTTATAAGAGTGACCTCTTTCAAGTAATCCAACAGGTGTTACATTTGATAGTAACCAAGAAAGTTCAACATGTTCAGGTACATCTGATTGTAAAAATATTGTTGATTTATTTGGATCAAGTCCTAATGCAAGATAATCTAATACAATATTGTAAGTATTATCTTTTAAGGCTTTGGGATCAGTTAATGATGTAAGAGAGTGGTAATCAGCTATGAAATAAAATCCATCATATACACCACTGTTTTGAGCTTCTATAAATTGTTTCATAGCTCCGAAATAATTTCCTAGGTGAAGAATTCCACTAGGTTGAATTCCAGATAAACTTCTTTTCATTTTATTCCTCCTAAATTATGATATAAATTCCTTAATATTATATCACAATACCTATTTTGTTTCTACTAGAGAATCAAAAATGTACTTTCCATCTTTAACTTTGATCAAAGTTACTGCTTTTACAGGATTGTTATTTTTATCAAAAGTAAGATGTCCAGTAATTCCATCTAAATCAGTTTTTTTAATAGCTTCTACTAACTCATTCTTGTCAACAGAATTAGCTGATTCAATAGCTGACTTTAAAACATATACAGTATCATAGGCTAAAGCTGAAAATGCTGTAGGCTCTTCTTTATAAGTATCTCTATATTTAGTTAAAAAAGCTTGTAATCTTTCATTTTGATCTTCACTAGAGTAATGGTTAGTAAAGTAACTATTATCAACAGTTGTATAAGCTGAAGGATCAAGAGCCTTTATAATTCCATCCCAACCATCAGGACCAATGAAAGTAGATTTTATTCCTACCTCTCTAGCCTGTGTAGCGATAAGAGCAGATTGTTCATAATATTCTGGTATCATTAAAACATCTGGATTTTCTCCCTTTATTTTAGTAAGTTGTGCTTTAAAATCTTTATCATTTTCAGAATATCCTTCCTTAGCAACAATTGTTATACCCTCTTTATTAGCTTGAGCAATAAAGGCTTTTGTAATACCATCAGAGTAATCGCTAGAAGTATTTACTAAAATAGCAGCAGTTTTAGCATTTAATTTATCTTTTGAGAATTTTGCTAATACACTTCCTTGGTATGGATCTGTGAAACAAGTACGGAATACACTAGATCCCTCTTTGGTAATATCAATCTGTGTTGCTGTAGGTGTAATCATAGGGATACCATCTTGAGATGCTATTTCAGCAACAGCAAGAGTAGATTTAGAGGTAACACTTCCAATGATAGCAGATACCCCACTATCTATCAATTTGTTGTAGGCATTAACTGCTTCAATTGGATCAGCTTTCTCATCTAATGAGATGTACTCCAATTTTTTACCTAATACACCTCCATTGGAATTTATCTCCTCAAAAGCTAACTTTGCACCATTTTCAATAGATGTTCCATAGATAGCAGCAGAACCAGTTAAAGGTCCCATTCCACCTATTTTGATTGAAGAGTTATCCTGTTGGACATTGGAATCCCCACAACCTGTTAAGATAAAGATTGTTGTTAAAAAAGTGATGATTTTTTTCATAAAATTTTCCTCCTTAAGATATTTTGGTATAAAAAAAACAGCCCTGTTAGGCTGTTGAAAACAAAAATTATTTAGTATAAAAAAGTATTCTTAAAAAATATAGAATAGGGAACTAAATAACATAAAAATCCTAACATTTAGACAATGGATATGACAAAAAACTCAGTCTGTTATTGCTGAGTAAGAGTACATATGCAGTTGTCCAACAAATGTTAGAACTAAACATAATAGTTTCCTCCTTAAAATGATTTCATCTATTATAACACTTTTTTAAAAAAAATCAAGTGTAATTTTAAAATAAAAAAAGATGTAAAAAAAAATAACATATAGTATAATAAAGTTATCATAAAGATGGAGGTATTAGAATGAATTATTATGTAGGTATTGATTTAGGGGGAACAAATACAAAAATAGGAATACTTGATATTCAAGGAAATATTTTTAAAAGCACTATCATAAAAACTTTATCAGCAGAGGGAGCAGAGAGTACACTTACTAGAATCTGGGAAGCAGCGAAAAATTTAGCTATAGAGTTAAATATAGAGATTAAAGATTTGAAGGGAATAGGAATAGGTATACCTGGACCTGTTATAAACCAAAGTGTTGTAGCTTTTTTTGCTAATTTTCCTTGGGGAACAAATGTTGAAATCAAAAAGATGATGGAGAATATATCTGGTGTAGAAACAAGATTGGACAATGATGTGAATATAATTGCATTAGGAGAAGCAAGATATGGAGCAGCAAAGGGAAGTAGTACAAGTGTAACTATTGCTTTGGGAACAGGAATAGGTGGAGGTATCTATATTGAAGGTAAACTTATCTCTGGATTTACAGGTGCTGGAGGAGAAGTTGGACATATGAAGCTTGTGAAAGATGGTAGATTGTGTGGTTGTGGACAAAATGGTTGTTTTGAAGCATATGCATCAGCTACAGGTTTAGTAAGAGAGGCAACTTCAAGATTGATTGTAAATAAAAATAATATGTTGTACTCTATGATAGATGGAGATATTGAGAGATTAGAAGCGAAAGATATATTTGATGCAGCTAAAAAAGGGGATAAATTCTCAATGGACCTAGTTGATTATGAAGCTGAATATTTAGCTATGGGAATAGGAAATATTCTGAATATAATAAATCCAGAAAAAATTGTATTAGGTGGAGGAGTAGCTATGGCAGGAGATATTCTGTTATCACCTATGAAGAAGAAATTAGAAAAGTATGCATTGGGAGTAACTCTGGAAAATTTAGAGATAGTTCAAGGTGTATTAGGAAATGAAGCTGGAATAAAGGGTGCAGTTGGACTGTTTATGTAGATGATTTAGAAAAAAAACTTATTTTATTTTGTAAAATAAGTTTGTAGATTTTAAAGATTGTTACTTGACAAAATATAGATAAAATACTATCATTGAGTATATAGATTGAAAACGTTCTTTAGAGTTTAAAAAGAATTAAAAAGTTCACAAATTAAACAGTGTACACTATAGGAGGGAATTAAGATATGAAAAAAACAGGAATTATCTTAGGAGCATTATTATTAGCAGCTGGTTTAACAGGATGTGGTGGAGAGAAGAAAGAGGAAGCTACTGCAGCAGCAAAAGCACCTGAAAAATCAAGAATAGGATTTACAGCATACAAGTATGATGATAACTTTATATCACTATACAGAAAAGTTGTATTAGCTGAAGCTGATAAAGTTAAAGACACAGTTGAATTAACAATGAACGATTCTCAAAATAGCCAACAAACTCAAAATGACCAAATAGATGTTATGTTATCTAAAGGTGTAGATGCATTAGCAATCAACTTAGTTGACCCAGCAGCAGGACAAACAGTAATGGAAAAAATAAAAGCTGAGAATGTTCCAGTTGTATTTTATAATAAAAAACCAGCTAAATCAGTATTAGAAGGATATGAAAAAGCTTACTATGTAGGAATTGACCCAAATGCTCAAGGTGTAGCACAAGGTGAATTAATAGCAAAAGCTTGGAAAGCTAATCCAGATTTAGACTTAAATAAAGATGGAGTTATCCAATATGTTATGATAAAAGGAGAGCCTGGACACCCAGATGCTGAAGCAAGAACAATTTACTCTATCAAAACTTTAAATGATATGGGAATCCAAACTGAAGAGTTACATCTAGACGCTGCAATGTGGGATACTGCAATGGCAAAAGATAAAATGGATGCTTGGTTATCAGGACCTAATGGAGAAAAAATTGAAGTTGTAATTTCAAACAACGACGGAATGGCTCTAGGAGCTATCGAATCATTAAAAGCAGCAGGAAAAATGTTACCAGTTTATGGAGTAGATGCTTTACCAGAGGCAATTGCTAAGATAGAAGCTGGAGAGATGGCAGGAACTGTTCTTAACGACGCTCAAGGACAAGGAAAAGGAACTTGGGATATGGTTGTAAACTTAGCTCAAGGAAAAGAAGCAACAGATGGAACTTCTTATGAGTTAGTAGAAAAAGAATTATTAATTCCTAGTATTGGAATAGATAAAGAAAATGCAGCACAATTCAAATAGAAACAATTAGTTAGGATTAGTTGAAAAGGGGAATTGTAACTTACAATTTCCCCTTTTTTATGAAAGAAGGAGACTGTCATGGAAAAGGATAAATACTTATTAGAGATGAACAATATTACAAAAGAATTTCCTGGGGTAAAGGCATTAGATGGTGCAAATCTAAAAGTAAGACCTTATTCGGTACATGCTCTAATGGGAGAGAATGGTGCAGGAAAATCGACTCTAATGAAATGCTTATTTGGTATTTATGAAAAAGATTCAGGGGATATCTTATTTGAAGGAAAAGAGATAAACTTTAAATCGGCAAAAGAAGCATTAGATAATGGAGTTTCAATGGTTCATCAGGAGTTAAACCAAGTTCTACAGAGAAATATCTTAGATAATATTTGGTTAGGAAGATATCCTAAAAAAGGATTCTTTATTGATGAGAAAAAAATGTATGAAGATACTAAAAGAATATTTGAAGATTTGGATATAAATGTGGATCCACGTGCAAAAATGGGAGATCTAGCTGTTTCTGAAAGACAGATGGTAGAGATAGCTAAGGCTGTATCATATAATTCTAAAATCATAGTTATGGATGAGCCAACATCATCACTTACAGAGAAAGAGGTAGAACATTTATTCAGAATTATCAATAAATTAAGAGATAAAGGTTGTGGAATTGTTTATATATCTCATAAAATGGAAGAGATAAAAGCTATATCTGATGATATAACAATAATGAGAGATGGAAAATGGATAGGAACAGAATCTGTAAAAGATTTAACAACTGATCAAATAATAAATATGATGGTAGGAAGAGATTTAACTAATCGTTTCCCACCAAAAGACAACGTAATCAAAGAGGAGATCTTAAAAGTTCAAGGCTTGACAGCATTACATCAACCTTCTATTCAAGATATATCTTTTGAATTACACAAGGGTGAGATACTTGGAATAGCAGGATTAGTTGGTTCTAAGAGAACAGAGATCGTAGAAACAATTTTCGGAATGAGAGAAAAATCAAGTGGGAAAATAACTATTAAAGGGAAAGAGGTAAAAAATAGCAATCCAAATGAAGCAATTGCAAATGGTTTTGCTCTTGTAACAGAGGAGCGTAGAGCAACAGGTATCTATGGAATGCTAGATATAAATTTCAACTCTACTATTTCAAACTTAGATAGATATAGAGGAAAAGCAGCACTTCTAAATGACAAAGGAATGAAAGAGGATACTCAGTGGGTAATAAATAGTATGCACGTAAAAACACCTTCACAAGATACAACTATTGGATCATTATCTGGTGGAAATCAACAAAAGGTAATCTTGGGAAGATGGCTATTAACAGAGCCAGATGTACTTATGCTAGATGAACCTACAAGAGGTATTGACGTTTTAGCTAAATATGAGATATATCAGTTGATGATAGAGTTAGCTAAGAAAGATAAAGCAATAATAATGATATCTTCAGAGATGCCTGAGCTTTTAGGAGTAACAGATAGAATACTTGTAATGAGTAATGGAAGAGTTGCAGGAATAGTAAAAACTTCTGAAACTACTCAAGAAGAGATAATGACACTATCAGCTAAATATCTATAAGGTTAAGAAATAAGAGATAAAGAGGAGAAAAAGGTTATGAATATACGTACAAAAGATGGAAATATAGATTATAAAAAACTTTTAATTCAAAGTGGATTGTATTTGGTATTGTTTTTAATGTTAGTTCTTATTATAATTAAGGAGCCTTCTTTCTTAAGTATAAGAAACTTTAAAAATATTTTAACTCAATCATCTGTAAGACTTATTATAGCACTAGGTGTTGCAGGGCTTATAGTAACAACAGGTACAGACCTTTCAGTAGGAAGACAGGTTGGATTTTCGGCAGTAATTTCAGCAACTTTATTACAAGCAGCTACAACTGCTCATAAGGTATATCCTAATATGCAGGATTTCCCATTATTTGGAGCAATTGCAATAGTAATGGTAGTTGGTATGGTAATTGGTGCTTTAAACGGATTGGCAGTAGCCAAGTTAAATCTACACCCATTCATAGTAACAATGGGAAGTATGACAATAGTTTATGGAATTAACTCACTTTATTATGATTATGCTGGTGGATCACCAATAGCTGGATTTGCAAGCAAATATACAACATTTGCACAAGGTTACATAGATATAGGTGGATTTACAATTTCTTACTTAATTTTCTATGCTATAATTGCAACATTAATAATGTGGGTACTATGGAATAAAACAAAATTTGGTAAAAATGTATTTGCTGTTGGAGGAAATATAGAAGCTGCTAAAGTATCAGGAGTAAATGTTCACTGGACATTGATAAAATTATATGCTTTATCTGGAATATTTTATGCATTTGGTGGATTCTTAGAAGCAGGACGTATTGGATCAGCAACTAACAACTTAGGAAATATGTATGAGATGGACGCAATTGCTGCTTGTGTAATTGGAGGAGTTTCATTCTATGGAGGAGTTGGAAAGATATCAGGAGTTGTAACAGGAGTTATACTACTTACAGTTATCAACTATGGATTGACTTATATAGGTGTAAATCCATACTGGCAATATATTATAAAAGGACTTATCATAATAGTGGCAGTTGCATTTGACTCTATTAAATATGCTAAGAAAAAATAGAAATATATAAGAAGAGAGGTTTGACCTCTCTTTTTATATAACTGAAAATTTTTAAATAAATAAGGAGGAGAAAACATGTTAAAAAAAAGAGTTGCTATTTTACTATCTGTCATAGCTATTTTTTTCTGGAATATCTCTCAATCAAAAGCTGAGAGCATTCAAGAAGAGATAGAAAAAATAGAGGAAAAATCTATTGAGTATGAAGAGATTATATCGAATACTGAAACTCAATCAAATTTAAATATCAATTCTAGTGAGTTAGCTAATCTTTGGGATGCTGAACTTAATTTTTTGTGGAAAAGACTTGTTAAAGAATTAAATGCTGAACAGAAGAAAAAGGTATTAGCACAGCAAAGGGCTTGGATAAAAAGAAAAGAAGCAGATATAAAAGCTACTGGAGCAGAGTATGAAGGTGGAAGTATTCAACCATTGATATACAATTCAAGAACTGCAGAACTAACAAGAGCAAGGGTATATGTACTTGCTAAATATTTAGCACATGCTAGAAAAGAACCTTTTATTGTTTCAAATAAGATTAAAGAGAGTATAAACGAAGCGGATCCAAGTTTATATGATATTTTTAAATCATTTGAGGGATGTTGGGAAATATATGAAGAAACTAATAAATATATTGGAATTGAAAGAACAGATATGTCTTTATATGGTGTAGATGGAAGTAATTGGACTCTTTGGATAACTGATGGTGTGGTTCTTTCAGACTTAAATGTATATAGTTATACAAAAGAAAGTATCATTTTTAAAGTTTCAAATAATGGAAAAGATAGTTTTTATAGACTTGGGATAAATGTTGATTATTCTCTTATTTTTGAAAGTGGAAACTCTTTAGACGAGATGGAAAATCCTATATTTTCTTATGATTTTAAAGAACGTAAATAAATGAAATATCTATAAGTTGTATTTTATACAGAGGAGTTGAGATATTATTAATCAACTCCTCTTATATTTATTTTATGCTTAATAATTCTTTAAACTCTTTAATATTATTTCTACTAACGGGGATTTTAGATTTTATATTTTCAATTTTTAAAATGTATGTTCCATTAAACCAAGGTTCAATCTCTCTGATTTTATCAAGATTTACAATATATGATCTGTGAGTTCTATAGAATCTATTTTTAGGAAGGAGCTCCTCCCACTTAGAAAGATTTAACTTGGAAGTATAACAAAAATCTTGTGTATAAATAAGGCTCTCTTTCTCTATAATCTCAATGTAGCAGATCTCATCAATGGATAGGACAATCATTTTTTCACCAAGCATTACAGTTATTTTATTGAGTCTATTATTTTCCTTAGGAATACTACTTATCTTAGAGTTTTCAAGATTGGATAAAACCTCATTTATTCTAGCTTCTGAATAGGGCTTTAACAGATAATCAAAAGCTTTTATCTCAAAGGCTTCAGCAGCATAGTCTTTATATGCAGTAATAAATATAATTTTAAGATCTGGATTTAATTTCGTGATAATTTTTCCTAAACTCATTCCGTCTAATTCAGGCATATTTATATCTAAAAAAATAGCATCCACACTGTTATCTTGAATGAATTTTAAAGCATCAATTGGGTTATCAAACTCTTTTTCTAATTCAATTCCTTCGTGGAGAGAAAGAAAGTACTTAAGTTCCTCTCTAGCAGGAAATTCATCTTCAACTATGATACATTTAAGCATAAGAACCTCCTATTCAATATAAAATGAAATTTTTGTACCTTGATTAAGTTTTTCTATAACTAATCCTTTACCATATAGTAATTTCAATCTGTTATGAACATTTTTTAAACCAATACTTTTATCGATCTTAGTATCAATATCAGCAATAGTCTGTTCACTAATTCCGACTCCATTGTCCTCAATAGTAATAATAGCACCCTTCCCATATTGTTTTCCAGAGATGAGAACAGTTCCTCCTTCTCTTTGTTTAAGTATTCCATGTTTGACACTATTTTCAACAAGTGGTTGTATGATTAAGCTTGGTAGTTCAATATTTTCAATCTCTGAAGGGATGTCATATTCAACATTTATCTTATCACCAAAACGAGCCTTCTCTATGTTAATATAGGCTTTTACCTGTTCTAACTCTTTTATTAAAGGAAGGTGTTTAGACGTATTTTCAAGATTGTATCTCAAATATGTAGAGAGATTTAAGATGATCTCTCTAGATTTATCAGGGTTTATTCTTACAAAAGATGAGATAGTGTGAAGAGCATTAAATAAAAAATGTGGATTTATTTGAGTTTGTAATGCTCTCAATTCTGCATCTTTAGCCATTGCTTTAAGATTTTCAATATTGCTTAATTCCAATTGGGTAGAAATTAGCATTGAAAGTCCTTCAGCTAGATATTTTTTTCTAGATGTTATCAATTTAGAGGTATCAAAATATAATTTTAATGTTCCACAAATCTTTTTTTCACCTTGAAATAGTGGAAGTATTATACAAGACTTAATATTTCCATTGATACACTGAAAGCTACTAACTTCACTCTCTTCCTTTCCTAGAATAACTAATTCTCCACTGTTTAAAACTTGTTTTGTAGCATTGCTCTTTATTTTACAATGATCTAAGGTATATTCATTAGAGATGACATGACTAGCAATTATATACTCAGTATCAGTTATAACAACGACCTTTGCTTCTAAAGATTCTAAAATAATCTTACAAACCTCATTGAGAGACTCTCCTTTTCTAAAAAAAGGAAGTGACTTATTTGCAATTTCTAAGGCAAGCTTAGCTTGTTTTCCAGCAGATCTCTCTTTTTCAGAGATTAAATCTTCAATAATGATAAGTACAATAGAAACTCCTAAAGCATTTGCTAGTATCATAGGAAGATAGATTGTTTTAACAATATCCTTTGCCACTTCAAAGCTATAGAAATAGTATCCAGTAACAAGAATTAAAAACATACTGATATTTTCAATGATAAAGCCACTAAAAAATCCATAGATATAGCAGTTCTTTTCATTTGTTTTTTGATAGAAACCTGAGGTAACAAATCCTCCAACAATAGAGGCAATACTACAAGCTACAGTAGTAGGACTGTGTATATCTACAAAAAATCTATGAAAACCAGCTACAATTCCTGTTATTATCCCAACTTGTGGACCAGCAATGATACCAGCTACAGCTACTCCAATATTTCTAGTATTAACAATAGCTCCCTTATACTCTATTCCAGTGTATGTTCCAATGATTGATAGAAAAGAAAAGAATATTGAAAGTAGGATAATGTCTTTTTTATTATATATTTTTTTAGTAAAAATATCTTGAGCACTTTTAAATTTTGTAAAGAAAAATGCAAGGGCAATAATATAGCCCAGATTATTTAAAATTCGGCTAGTTAATTCAAACATAAAACCTCCTTAAGATAGTTTTCTACTAATTATAACACAAAGAGTAAATTATAAAAAGTAAAAAGCATTTAAAGATAAAAAAAAGACATTTTAAGTAAAAAAAAATGCATTTCACAGATAAAAAAACAAAAAAATCAATAGATAGTGTACCATATATGTGATAAAGTAATTGAATACTAAACAGAAGGAGGAAAAATATGATAAGTTTTATAGTATCGATCATATTATTGATAGTAGGTTATGCTATCTATGGAAAAGTAGTAGAAAATATATTTGGACCAGATGAAAATGCGTTAACACCAGCTAAGAGATTACAAGATGGTGTTGACTATGTAGAGATGGATTGGAAGAAGACGTTTTTAATTCAATTTTTAAATATAGCAGGAACAGGACCTATATTTGGAGCTGTAGCAGGAGCAATGTGGGGACCAGCAGCATTTGTTTGGATAGTTTTTGGTTGTATATTTGCAGGAGCAGTACACGACTATCTAATAGGAATGATGTCATTGAAAAAAGATGGTGCTAGTGTTGCTGAGTTGGTAGGAGAAAACTTAGGTAATGGAGCAAAACAGTTAATGAGAGTGTTCTCTGTTGTACTATTAATATTAGTAGGAGTTGTATTTATAACAAGTCCAGCAGCTATTTTAAATGACTTAACAGGAATAGATAAGATGGTTTTAATAGGAATAATAATAGTATACTATCTAATTGCAACTGTATTACCAATAGATAAAGTAATTGGAAAAATCTATCCAATATTTGGAATAGCTCTATTAGTGATGGCAATTGGAATCGGATTTGGTATAGTTATTCAGGGATATGATATTCCAGAGGTAGCTTTTCACAACTTCCACCCAAAAGGAACTTCAATTTTCCCATACCTTTGTATATCAATAGCTTGTGGAGCAATCAGTGGATTCCATGCAACACAATCACCTATGATGGCAAGATGTATGGCTAATGAAAAAGAAGGAAGAAGAGTATTCTATGGAGCAATGATTTCAGAAGGAATAGTTGCATTAGTATGGGCAGCAGCAGCAATGTCTTTCTTTGGTGGAACAGAAGGATTAGGAGGAGCTCTAGCAAAT is part of the Fusobacterium sp. SYSU M8D902 genome and encodes:
- the trpS gene encoding tryptophan--tRNA ligase, with translation MKRSLSGIQPSGILHLGNYFGAMKQFIEAQNSGVYDGFYFIADYHSLTSLTDPKALKDNTYNIVLDYLALGLDPNKSTIFLQSDVPEHVELSWLLSNVTPVGLLERGHSYKDKVAKGITPNTGLLTYPVLMAADILMYDADVVPVGKDQKQHLEMTRDIAMKFNQQYGVDLFKLPEPLTLDESAVVPGVDGQKMSKSYGNTINMFASKKDLKKQIMSIVTDSTPLEEPKNPDNNIAKIYSLFATIEKQNEMKEKFLAGNYGYGHAKTEVLNAVLEYFGEAREKREKLMQDMDYIHDVLFEGGKKARAIAQEKVMKAKEAVGIIGNMYKY
- a CDS encoding ABC transporter substrate-binding protein; amino-acid sequence: MKKIITFLTTIFILTGCGDSNVQQDNSSIKIGGMGPLTGSAAIYGTSIENGAKLAFEEINSNGGVLGKKLEYISLDEKADPIEAVNAYNKLIDSGVSAIIGSVTSKSTLAVAEIASQDGIPMITPTATQIDITKEGSSVFRTCFTDPYQGSVLAKFSKDKLNAKTAAILVNTSSDYSDGITKAFIAQANKEGITIVAKEGYSENDKDFKAQLTKIKGENPDVLMIPEYYEQSALIATQAREVGIKSTFIGPDGWDGIIKALDPSAYTTVDNSYFTNHYSSEDQNERLQAFLTKYRDTYKEEPTAFSALAYDTVYVLKSAIESANSVDKNELVEAIKKTDLDGITGHLTFDKNNNPVKAVTLIKVKDGKYIFDSLVETK
- a CDS encoding ROK family protein, with the translated sequence MNYYVGIDLGGTNTKIGILDIQGNIFKSTIIKTLSAEGAESTLTRIWEAAKNLAIELNIEIKDLKGIGIGIPGPVINQSVVAFFANFPWGTNVEIKKMMENISGVETRLDNDVNIIALGEARYGAAKGSSTSVTIALGTGIGGGIYIEGKLISGFTGAGGEVGHMKLVKDGRLCGCGQNGCFEAYASATGLVREATSRLIVNKNNMLYSMIDGDIERLEAKDIFDAAKKGDKFSMDLVDYEAEYLAMGIGNILNIINPEKIVLGGGVAMAGDILLSPMKKKLEKYALGVTLENLEIVQGVLGNEAGIKGAVGLFM
- the mglB gene encoding galactose/glucose ABC transporter substrate-binding protein MglB, coding for MKKTGIILGALLLAAGLTGCGGEKKEEATAAAKAPEKSRIGFTAYKYDDNFISLYRKVVLAEADKVKDTVELTMNDSQNSQQTQNDQIDVMLSKGVDALAINLVDPAAGQTVMEKIKAENVPVVFYNKKPAKSVLEGYEKAYYVGIDPNAQGVAQGELIAKAWKANPDLDLNKDGVIQYVMIKGEPGHPDAEARTIYSIKTLNDMGIQTEELHLDAAMWDTAMAKDKMDAWLSGPNGEKIEVVISNNDGMALGAIESLKAAGKMLPVYGVDALPEAIAKIEAGEMAGTVLNDAQGQGKGTWDMVVNLAQGKEATDGTSYELVEKELLIPSIGIDKENAAQFK
- the mglA gene encoding galactose/methyl galactoside ABC transporter ATP-binding protein MglA, whose protein sequence is MEKDKYLLEMNNITKEFPGVKALDGANLKVRPYSVHALMGENGAGKSTLMKCLFGIYEKDSGDILFEGKEINFKSAKEALDNGVSMVHQELNQVLQRNILDNIWLGRYPKKGFFIDEKKMYEDTKRIFEDLDINVDPRAKMGDLAVSERQMVEIAKAVSYNSKIIVMDEPTSSLTEKEVEHLFRIINKLRDKGCGIVYISHKMEEIKAISDDITIMRDGKWIGTESVKDLTTDQIINMMVGRDLTNRFPPKDNVIKEEILKVQGLTALHQPSIQDISFELHKGEILGIAGLVGSKRTEIVETIFGMREKSSGKITIKGKEVKNSNPNEAIANGFALVTEERRATGIYGMLDINFNSTISNLDRYRGKAALLNDKGMKEDTQWVINSMHVKTPSQDTTIGSLSGGNQQKVILGRWLLTEPDVLMLDEPTRGIDVLAKYEIYQLMIELAKKDKAIIMISSEMPELLGVTDRILVMSNGRVAGIVKTSETTQEEIMTLSAKYL
- the mglC gene encoding galactose/methyl galactoside ABC transporter permease MglC is translated as MNIRTKDGNIDYKKLLIQSGLYLVLFLMLVLIIIKEPSFLSIRNFKNILTQSSVRLIIALGVAGLIVTTGTDLSVGRQVGFSAVISATLLQAATTAHKVYPNMQDFPLFGAIAIVMVVGMVIGALNGLAVAKLNLHPFIVTMGSMTIVYGINSLYYDYAGGSPIAGFASKYTTFAQGYIDIGGFTISYLIFYAIIATLIMWVLWNKTKFGKNVFAVGGNIEAAKVSGVNVHWTLIKLYALSGIFYAFGGFLEAGRIGSATNNLGNMYEMDAIAACVIGGVSFYGGVGKISGVVTGVILLTVINYGLTYIGVNPYWQYIIKGLIIIVAVAFDSIKYAKKK
- a CDS encoding lysozyme inhibitor LprI family protein, producing the protein MLKKRVAILLSVIAIFFWNISQSKAESIQEEIEKIEEKSIEYEEIISNTETQSNLNINSSELANLWDAELNFLWKRLVKELNAEQKKKVLAQQRAWIKRKEADIKATGAEYEGGSIQPLIYNSRTAELTRARVYVLAKYLAHARKEPFIVSNKIKESINEADPSLYDIFKSFEGCWEIYEETNKYIGIERTDMSLYGVDGSNWTLWITDGVVLSDLNVYSYTKESIIFKVSNNGKDSFYRLGINVDYSLIFESGNSLDEMENPIFSYDFKERK
- a CDS encoding LytTR family DNA-binding domain-containing protein gives rise to the protein MLKCIIVEDEFPAREELKYFLSLHEGIELEKEFDNPIDALKFIQDNSVDAIFLDINMPELDGMSLGKIITKLNPDLKIIFITAYKDYAAEAFEIKAFDYLLKPYSEARINEVLSNLENSKISSIPKENNRLNKITVMLGEKMIVLSIDEICYIEIIEKESLIYTQDFCYTSKLNLSKWEELLPKNRFYRTHRSYIVNLDKIREIEPWFNGTYILKIENIKSKIPVSRNNIKEFKELLSIK
- a CDS encoding sensor histidine kinase: MFELTSRILNNLGYIIALAFFFTKFKSAQDIFTKKIYNKKDIILLSIFFSFLSIIGTYTGIEYKGAIVNTRNIGVAVAGIIAGPQVGIITGIVAGFHRFFVDIHSPTTVACSIASIVGGFVTSGFYQKTNEKNCYIYGFFSGFIIENISMFLILVTGYYFYSFEVAKDIVKTIYLPMILANALGVSIVLIIIEDLISEKERSAGKQAKLALEIANKSLPFFRKGESLNEVCKIILESLEAKVVVITDTEYIIASHVISNEYTLDHCKIKSNATKQVLNSGELVILGKEESEVSSFQCINGNIKSCIILPLFQGEKKICGTLKLYFDTSKLITSRKKYLAEGLSMLISTQLELSNIENLKAMAKDAELRALQTQINPHFLFNALHTISSFVRINPDKSREIILNLSTYLRYNLENTSKHLPLIKELEQVKAYINIEKARFGDKINVEYDIPSEIENIELPSLIIQPLVENSVKHGILKQREGGTVLISGKQYGKGAIITIEDNGVGISEQTIADIDTKIDKSIGLKNVHNRLKLLYGKGLVIEKLNQGTKISFYIE